From one Flavobacteriales bacterium genomic stretch:
- a CDS encoding bifunctional phosphoglucose/phosphomannose isomerase, with product MQHLIDAFPKQLKEALEIGRKAQLKAPGGPYGNVVVTGLGGSGIGGRIAAQLVHKEAKCPIEVYNNYYLPGYVNHKSLVIACSYSGNTEETIAAMEQALSKGARVCVVTSGGSMLEMAKAKGLDHIVIPGGNPPRTMLAYSLVQQFYVLHHFGIIGDGFEGAIKTAANMLEQEKEDIKKAAQELTEKLVGKRLVIYSEASTEAVSIRFRQQVNENSKELCWHHAIPEMNHNELVGWAGGKDDIAVVIFRHKEDHERSQIRMEINKEVFRKYTPHIHDVWSQGDTAFARQLYLINLGDWVSFYWAEKKGVDPSEIAVINMLKGKLAEVK from the coding sequence ATGCAGCACCTCATCGACGCCTTCCCCAAGCAACTGAAGGAAGCCCTGGAGATCGGCCGCAAGGCCCAACTGAAAGCCCCCGGCGGGCCTTACGGGAACGTAGTGGTCACCGGCCTTGGTGGCAGCGGCATCGGCGGTCGCATCGCCGCGCAATTGGTGCACAAGGAGGCCAAGTGCCCCATCGAGGTCTACAACAACTACTACCTGCCGGGCTATGTGAACCACAAGAGCCTGGTAATCGCATGCAGCTACAGCGGCAACACGGAGGAGACCATCGCCGCCATGGAGCAGGCGCTGAGCAAAGGCGCCCGGGTATGCGTGGTGACCAGTGGCGGCTCCATGCTCGAGATGGCCAAAGCGAAGGGCCTGGATCACATCGTGATACCGGGGGGCAATCCACCGCGCACCATGCTGGCCTACTCACTGGTGCAGCAGTTCTATGTGCTGCACCACTTCGGCATCATCGGCGATGGCTTCGAGGGCGCGATCAAGACAGCCGCGAACATGCTGGAGCAGGAGAAGGAGGACATCAAGAAGGCCGCGCAGGAGCTCACGGAGAAGCTGGTGGGCAAGCGCCTGGTGATCTACAGCGAGGCCAGCACCGAGGCCGTGAGCATCCGCTTCCGGCAGCAGGTGAACGAGAACAGCAAAGAGCTCTGCTGGCACCACGCCATCCCGGAGATGAACCACAACGAGCTGGTGGGCTGGGCCGGAGGCAAGGACGATATCGCAGTGGTGATCTTCCGGCACAAGGAGGACCACGAGCGCAGCCAGATCCGCATGGAGATCAACAAAGAGGTCTTCCGCAAGTACACGCCGCACATCCACGACGTTTGGAGCCAGGGCGATACCGCCTTCGCGCGGCAGCTTTACCTGATCAACCTCGGCGATTGGGTGAGCTTCTACTGGGCTGAGAAGAAGGGCGTGGACCCCAGCGAGATCGCGGTGATCAACATGCTGAAGGGGAAGCTGGCGGAGGTCAAATAA
- the gatA gene encoding Asp-tRNA(Asn)/Glu-tRNA(Gln) amidotransferase subunit GatA, with protein MPKTFSEARAALAQGTTVTQLVERSLAEAERLKGLNAFLELFPVSALAKAADVDSKLKSGAAGPLAGMLVSIKDNICYQGHRVSASSRILEGFTSLYSATVVERLLAADAVIIGRTNSDEFAMGSSNENSAFGNVKNPLDPTKVPGGSSGGAAASVAAGIVHVALGSDTGGSIRQPASFTGTVGFKPTYGRVSRYGLIAFASSFDQIGPFAHTVEDAALMYSVIAGSDPHDSTTSRKPNEPIALRDPGKLRIGYFREGLEREGMDPEVVAHLQRQIDRLRRDGHTVEAVEVPLLDHQVPTYYILATAEASSNLARFDGIHFGQRSKKAKGVEETYRLSRTEGFGPEVKRRILLGTFVLSSGYYDAYYAKAQRVRRILRDRTLEAFDQFDLLLGPTCPSTAFSPGEISDPVGMYLQDIFTVQANLAGTPAISLPTGTHSNGLPFGVQLMAKPFDEERLLQAAHALFGS; from the coding sequence ATCCCGAAGACCTTTTCCGAGGCCCGCGCCGCCTTAGCCCAAGGCACCACGGTTACACAGCTTGTCGAGCGCTCCTTGGCGGAAGCTGAGCGCCTCAAGGGCCTGAATGCCTTCCTCGAGCTATTCCCGGTGAGCGCGTTGGCCAAGGCTGCTGATGTGGATTCCAAGCTGAAGTCCGGCGCCGCAGGTCCGCTCGCGGGCATGCTGGTGAGCATCAAGGACAACATCTGCTATCAAGGCCATAGGGTGAGCGCCTCTTCGCGCATCCTCGAGGGCTTCACCTCATTGTACAGCGCAACCGTGGTTGAGCGCCTGCTCGCTGCCGACGCGGTGATCATCGGCCGCACCAACTCCGACGAGTTCGCCATGGGCAGCAGCAACGAGAACAGCGCCTTCGGCAACGTGAAGAACCCGTTGGATCCCACGAAGGTGCCCGGCGGAAGCAGTGGTGGAGCGGCGGCCAGCGTGGCTGCGGGCATCGTGCATGTCGCACTGGGAAGCGATACCGGCGGCAGCATCCGTCAGCCCGCCTCGTTCACGGGCACGGTCGGCTTCAAGCCCACCTATGGCCGCGTGAGCCGGTACGGGCTCATCGCGTTCGCCAGCAGCTTCGACCAGATAGGGCCGTTCGCGCATACGGTAGAGGATGCTGCTCTGATGTACAGCGTTATCGCTGGCAGCGACCCGCACGACAGCACCACGAGCCGGAAGCCGAATGAACCCATCGCCCTCCGCGACCCCGGCAAATTGCGCATCGGATATTTCCGTGAAGGCTTGGAACGCGAAGGCATGGATCCCGAGGTGGTGGCGCATCTGCAGCGGCAGATCGACCGCTTGCGGCGCGATGGCCACACGGTGGAAGCCGTGGAGGTTCCGCTGCTCGATCACCAGGTGCCCACGTATTACATCCTGGCCACGGCCGAGGCCAGCAGCAACCTCGCGCGCTTCGATGGCATCCACTTCGGGCAGCGCAGCAAGAAGGCGAAGGGCGTAGAGGAGACCTATCGGCTGAGCCGCACCGAAGGCTTCGGGCCAGAGGTGAAGCGGCGCATCCTCCTGGGAACCTTCGTCCTGAGCTCAGGCTACTACGATGCCTATTACGCCAAGGCCCAGCGCGTGCGGCGCATCCTGCGCGACCGCACGCTGGAAGCCTTCGACCAATTCGACCTGCTGCTCGGCCCGACCTGCCCGAGCACAGCCTTCTCGCCCGGCGAGATCTCCGATCCCGTGGGCATGTACCTGCAGGACATCTTCACGGTGCAGGCCAATCTAGCGGGAACACCAGCCATCAGCCTGCCCACTGGAACGCACAGCAACGGCCTGCCATTCGGCGTGCAGCTGATGGCGAAGCCTTTCGATGAGGAGCGCTTGCTGCAAGCAGCGCACGCGCTCTTCGGTTCGTAG
- a CDS encoding twin-arginine translocase TatA/TatE family subunit — translation MSLIPAFALIGSIGPWQIVLVVVVLLLLFGGKKIPELMRGLGQGMKEFKNAKDGVDDKKDDAK, via the coding sequence ATGAGCCTCATCCCCGCCTTTGCCCTGATCGGTTCCATTGGCCCTTGGCAGATCGTCCTCGTTGTGGTGGTGCTGCTCCTGCTCTTCGGCGGCAAGAAGATTCCCGAGCTCATGCGAGGCCTTGGCCAAGGCATGAAGGAGTTCAAGAACGCCAAGGATGGCGTTGATGACAAGAAGGACGACGCGAAGTAG
- a CDS encoding DUF4292 domain-containing protein encodes MKRIAIALLLPALVASACKGRRNIALDRELPVRSAEKVLERAWAQRHPPVRYYSAKADVDLTMPDQERSFKAHLRSVHDSALWVSVVPLLGIEAARALLTTDSLRIMDRINDQYFAGDTSDTRNRFGLVPELALLQRALNGEALALDSAERYRIDREAGLYVLTSREKRRFIRAAEDISPGDTLARDRDMRERRLERTLRKAEVKEAIVHRYHIDPDSFRVARVQLVNLVNDKTADLRYEERGGPEIQHLPTRIRITLSEPGRMVSAVISINRIDLEGPVQMSFRIPEKYEPMP; translated from the coding sequence ATGAAGCGCATCGCCATCGCCCTGCTGCTGCCCGCGCTCGTCGCCTCGGCGTGCAAGGGGCGGCGCAACATCGCTCTTGACCGCGAGCTGCCTGTGCGCTCGGCTGAGAAAGTGCTGGAGCGCGCATGGGCCCAGCGACACCCGCCTGTGCGCTATTACTCCGCAAAGGCCGATGTGGACCTCACCATGCCCGACCAGGAGCGCAGCTTCAAGGCCCATCTGCGCAGCGTGCATGACAGCGCACTTTGGGTGAGCGTTGTGCCTTTGCTAGGGATCGAGGCTGCCCGGGCGCTGCTCACCACGGATAGCCTGAGGATCATGGACCGGATCAACGATCAGTACTTCGCCGGTGACACCTCCGATACCCGGAATCGATTCGGCCTTGTGCCTGAGCTTGCCCTGCTGCAACGGGCCCTCAACGGCGAGGCCCTCGCATTGGACTCCGCAGAGCGCTACCGGATCGACCGGGAGGCGGGCCTCTATGTGCTCACGAGCCGAGAGAAGCGCCGCTTCATCCGAGCCGCAGAGGACATCAGCCCCGGTGATACGCTGGCGCGCGACCGCGACATGCGCGAGCGCCGCTTGGAACGCACGCTCCGCAAAGCGGAAGTGAAGGAGGCCATCGTGCACCGCTACCACATCGATCCGGACAGCTTCAGGGTCGCGCGCGTGCAATTGGTGAACCTCGTGAACGATAAGACCGCCGATCTGCGCTATGAAGAGCGCGGGGGACCGGAGATCCAGCACCTTCCCACGCGCATACGCATCACACTCAGCGAGCCCGGCCGCATGGTGAGCGCTGTGATCAGCATCAACCGCATCGACCTCGAAGGACCCGTGCAAATGAGTTTCCGCATCCCCGAGAAGTATGAGCCGATGCCGTGA
- a CDS encoding LysM peptidoglycan-binding domain-containing protein produces MPLLRRITAAALLLPACCLAQREAPLALPADDPVMARLDDLANLHWVKHSPFTIDTAHHNAHGFAPDHVPAWSEEIMQQRVAVLDANSPFSLVYNRVVQSYIDLYMVRKREMSSRMLGLAELFFPTFEEYLDRHGIPLEMKYLAVVESALNPSARSRAGAVGLWQFMLPTGKLYGLKADSYIDERHDVHKSTEAACRYLTYLHRVYGDWELALAAYNCGPGNVNKAIRRAGGVKDYWRIYDYLPRETRGYVPAFIAVNYLFAHHADHNIYPIAPTYCAYEVDTVQVCHPLDLAAIAVLTGGTVQELRDLNPTFKLGIVPDVDQSVSIYLPKDAVPVYISNEELLRYSYYAANPGTAPVVAKAAPAASARAADKHHTVRKGESLGTIAKRYGVSVAQLRKLNGLRGDIIRPGQKLVVRASVPGAERAANAGPGSDTNGYYVVQAGDTLWSIAQRHPGLSVEELRSLNGGLPDGLKPGARIRVRAPQG; encoded by the coding sequence ATGCCTTTGCTCCGTCGAATCACCGCTGCCGCCCTGCTGCTGCCCGCATGCTGCCTCGCGCAGCGCGAGGCGCCGCTCGCCTTGCCCGCCGATGATCCCGTGATGGCTCGATTGGATGACCTGGCCAACCTGCATTGGGTCAAGCATTCACCATTCACCATTGATACGGCGCACCATAACGCGCATGGCTTCGCGCCGGATCATGTCCCGGCATGGAGTGAGGAGATCATGCAGCAGCGCGTGGCCGTGCTCGATGCGAACTCGCCTTTCAGCTTAGTGTATAACCGCGTGGTGCAGTCGTACATCGACCTCTACATGGTGCGCAAGCGCGAGATGAGCTCACGCATGCTGGGCCTGGCCGAGCTCTTCTTCCCCACCTTCGAGGAATACCTGGACCGCCATGGGATCCCGCTGGAGATGAAGTACCTCGCCGTGGTGGAGAGCGCGCTGAATCCGAGCGCCCGTTCGCGCGCCGGCGCCGTGGGCCTGTGGCAATTCATGCTGCCCACCGGCAAGCTCTACGGGCTGAAGGCTGATAGCTATATAGACGAGCGCCACGATGTGCACAAGAGCACCGAGGCCGCCTGCCGCTACTTGACTTACCTGCACCGCGTGTACGGCGATTGGGAATTGGCGCTGGCCGCATACAACTGCGGCCCTGGCAACGTGAACAAGGCCATCCGTCGTGCAGGTGGCGTGAAGGACTATTGGAGGATCTACGACTACCTGCCGCGCGAGACGCGCGGATACGTACCCGCCTTCATCGCGGTGAATTACCTCTTCGCGCATCATGCGGATCACAACATCTACCCCATCGCGCCCACTTATTGCGCCTACGAGGTGGACACCGTGCAAGTGTGCCATCCGCTCGACCTCGCCGCCATCGCTGTGCTCACCGGCGGCACGGTGCAGGAGCTGCGCGACCTGAATCCCACCTTCAAGCTTGGCATCGTGCCCGACGTGGATCAGTCCGTGAGCATCTATTTGCCGAAGGACGCCGTGCCCGTGTACATCAGCAACGAGGAGCTGCTGCGCTACAGTTACTACGCGGCCAATCCGGGCACAGCGCCTGTTGTCGCGAAAGCCGCGCCAGCGGCATCGGCGCGCGCCGCCGACAAGCATCACACCGTGCGCAAGGGCGAATCACTCGGCACCATTGCCAAGCGCTATGGCGTAAGCGTGGCGCAACTGCGCAAGCTCAACGGCCTGCGCGGCGACATAATCCGACCCGGACAGAAGCTGGTGGTGCGTGCGAGCGTGCCGGGTGCGGAGCGCGCGGCCAATGCCGGCCCCGGTTCCGACACCAACGGGTACTACGTGGTGCAGGCGGGCGACACGCTCTGGAGCATCGCGCAACGGCACCCGGGCCTCAGCGTCGAGGAACTGCGCAGCCTGAACGGCGGACTGCCGGACGGCCTGAAACCCGGCGCGCGCATCCGCGTGCGTGCCCCGCAAGGATGA
- the lysS gene encoding lysine--tRNA ligase: MSNVLSDQEVIRREALQKLRALGIDPFPAAEYKVSATAADVKGLFKEEGEPAQVSIAGRIMSVRVMGKASFAVLRDHTGDQQIYVARDEVAPGEDKAMYDEVWKHLLHLGDFIGVTGHVFKTRTGEITVHVKQLTILGKALKPLPVVKTDDEGNVHDAFTDPEQRYRQRYVDLNVNPGVKETFLKRSRIVTAMRAFMTESGYHEVDTPVLQPIPGGAAARPFVTHHNALDIPLYLRIANELYLKRLIVGGFEGVFEFSRNFRNEGMDRTHNPEFTIMELYVAWKDYRWMMGYMERMLEQVCIAANGKAEATFGENTIQFTAPFKRITMCGSIQEKTGADVLELDEAALRSLCAKHQIHVEPSMGKGKLIDELFSALVQPELIQPTFVCDFPVEMSPLCKKHRDDARLTERFELFVNGFELANAYSELNDPIDQRERFEAQLELQQRGDDEAMFIDQDFLRALEYGMPPTSGVGIGLDRLVMLLTNNPAIQEVLLFPQMRPERPN, from the coding sequence ATGTCCAACGTCCTTTCCGATCAAGAAGTCATCCGCCGCGAGGCGCTCCAGAAGCTCCGCGCCCTCGGCATCGACCCCTTCCCCGCCGCCGAGTACAAGGTGAGCGCCACCGCTGCCGATGTGAAAGGCCTGTTCAAAGAAGAAGGCGAGCCTGCGCAGGTGAGCATCGCGGGCCGCATCATGAGCGTGCGCGTCATGGGCAAGGCCAGCTTCGCCGTCCTGCGCGACCACACCGGCGACCAGCAGATCTACGTGGCGCGCGATGAAGTGGCCCCCGGCGAGGACAAGGCGATGTACGATGAGGTGTGGAAGCACCTGCTGCACCTTGGCGATTTCATCGGAGTGACGGGGCATGTGTTCAAGACCCGAACGGGCGAGATCACCGTTCACGTGAAGCAGCTCACCATCCTCGGGAAGGCGCTGAAGCCGCTGCCGGTGGTGAAGACCGACGACGAAGGCAACGTGCACGATGCCTTCACCGACCCCGAGCAGCGCTACCGCCAGCGCTACGTCGACCTCAATGTGAACCCTGGCGTGAAGGAGACTTTCCTCAAGCGCTCGCGCATCGTCACGGCCATGCGGGCCTTCATGACTGAGAGCGGCTATCACGAGGTGGATACGCCTGTGCTGCAACCCATCCCCGGCGGCGCGGCGGCACGTCCTTTCGTCACGCACCACAATGCGCTCGACATCCCGCTCTACCTGCGCATCGCCAACGAGCTCTACCTCAAGCGCCTCATCGTAGGCGGCTTCGAGGGCGTGTTCGAGTTCAGCCGCAACTTCCGCAACGAGGGCATGGACCGTACGCACAACCCGGAGTTCACCATCATGGAGCTCTACGTGGCGTGGAAGGACTACCGCTGGATGATGGGCTACATGGAGCGCATGCTCGAGCAGGTGTGCATCGCGGCGAATGGCAAGGCCGAAGCCACCTTCGGAGAGAACACGATCCAGTTCACAGCGCCCTTCAAGCGCATCACCATGTGCGGCAGCATCCAGGAGAAGACCGGCGCCGATGTGCTGGAGCTGGACGAAGCCGCCCTGCGCTCGCTCTGCGCGAAGCACCAGATCCATGTGGAGCCCAGCATGGGCAAGGGCAAGCTCATCGATGAGCTTTTCAGCGCGCTGGTGCAGCCGGAATTGATCCAGCCCACCTTCGTGTGCGACTTCCCGGTGGAGATGAGCCCGCTGTGCAAGAAGCACCGAGACGATGCACGCCTCACCGAGCGCTTCGAGCTCTTCGTGAACGGCTTCGAACTGGCCAATGCCTACAGCGAGCTCAACGACCCCATCGATCAGCGCGAGCGCTTCGAGGCGCAGTTGGAATTGCAGCAGCGCGGCGACGATGAGGCCATGTTCATCGATCAGGATTTCCTGCGCGCGCTCGAGTACGGAATGCCGCCCACGAGCGGCGTGGGCATCGGCTTGGACCGCCTGGTGATGCTGCTCACCAACAACCCGGCGATCCAGGAGGTGCTGCTCTTCCCGCAGATGCGGCCGGAGAGGCCCAACTAA
- a CDS encoding DUF4837 family protein, whose translation MKHGLFALPFVALLAGCDDSRKRLPDSAGGPEEILVVMPKGHWESEPGALVRSILEQPMQGMPQREALFRVAQCRPEDFASLLQAHHSVLYAAFGEDSSGVLMLRDQHARGQLVARIGAGKPEAWNALFSANADVVVRAFEDHHRSRTGARLKRERDAALASSLRASLGIELDVPGGYRMMKQDSVITWLQRDRILAGGGLEHNVIEGVLIHSHPYVSDSTWNVPYLVDLRDAATKQRIDGPDPGSYMVVRRAFEEMDLMPSGRAVQLDGRFAYLLHGLYGMHGAKMGGPFVSLSTLDPSGKRIITVEGFAYAPQFDKRPYVRELEALIFSLRFSGSASGDGAQ comes from the coding sequence ATGAAGCACGGCCTGTTCGCGCTCCCATTCGTCGCTTTGCTCGCGGGCTGCGATGATTCCCGGAAGCGGCTGCCCGATAGTGCCGGCGGTCCCGAGGAGATCCTCGTGGTGATGCCGAAGGGACATTGGGAGAGCGAGCCCGGCGCGCTGGTCCGCTCGATCCTGGAACAACCCATGCAAGGCATGCCCCAGCGCGAGGCGCTCTTCCGGGTGGCCCAGTGCCGCCCGGAGGATTTCGCCAGCCTGCTGCAAGCGCACCACAGCGTGCTCTACGCCGCCTTCGGGGAGGACAGCTCAGGGGTGCTCATGCTCCGCGACCAACATGCGCGTGGCCAGCTCGTGGCGCGCATTGGAGCAGGAAAGCCCGAGGCCTGGAACGCGCTGTTCAGCGCCAATGCCGATGTGGTGGTCCGCGCGTTCGAGGACCACCATCGCTCACGCACCGGCGCTCGGCTGAAGCGCGAACGCGACGCTGCGCTCGCCAGCAGTTTGCGCGCATCACTCGGCATCGAGCTCGATGTGCCGGGAGGATACCGCATGATGAAGCAGGATTCCGTGATCACCTGGCTTCAACGCGACCGCATCTTGGCCGGTGGCGGACTGGAGCATAACGTGATCGAAGGCGTGCTCATCCATAGTCACCCTTATGTGAGCGACAGCACCTGGAACGTGCCCTACCTGGTTGATCTGCGTGATGCGGCCACCAAGCAGCGCATCGATGGCCCCGATCCCGGGTCGTACATGGTGGTGCGCCGCGCGTTCGAGGAGATGGACCTGATGCCAAGCGGCCGCGCGGTGCAACTCGATGGGCGATTCGCTTACCTGTTGCATGGCCTCTACGGGATGCATGGTGCGAAAATGGGCGGACCCTTCGTGAGCTTGAGTACGCTTGATCCGAGTGGGAAGCGCATCATCACCGTCGAAGGATTCGCGTACGCGCCGCAATTCGACAAGCGGCCGTATGTGCGCGAGCTCGAAGCGCTGATCTTCTCCCTGCGCTTCAGCGGATCAGCTTCCGGTGACGGCGCGCAATAG
- a CDS encoding peptidoglycan DD-metalloendopeptidase family protein yields the protein MSRCRDRFLRACALLPLLLTVALSWGQSKKELEKRRDALDKQIRTTTALIEQARKEQRVTQEQLALLESQIAARAQLIRTMDSEVRAADDRIRQDEETIAALEADLSTLKEGYSRMIAAAYRNRSAHDRLSYLFASSSFQQAFRRSRYINQLAAQRRRQAALIEETQASMNARVEALKQQRQEKAVILGEQVQEKRKLDTDRAGQQSALASLRKEEGRLRETQKKQEGQRRNLEAAIRKAIEDAVKPKAVPKGSTGKPAKLDITLTPEARELNNDFEKNRGKLPWPVEKGVITGRYGKQPHPVLKGIVIDNNGIDITTEKGAGVRAVFRGEVTSVIVLPGAGKAVIVSHGAYRTVYSNLASVSVAKGQKVDTKQALGAVLTGDDGAVAHIEVWKITADGLVNVDPALWLYRE from the coding sequence ATGAGCCGATGCCGTGATCGATTCCTGCGCGCTTGCGCCCTGCTGCCGCTCCTGCTCACGGTCGCCCTCTCTTGGGGCCAATCGAAGAAAGAGCTGGAGAAGCGGCGCGATGCGCTGGACAAGCAGATCCGCACCACCACCGCGCTGATCGAGCAGGCGCGCAAGGAACAGCGCGTCACGCAGGAGCAATTGGCGCTGCTCGAGAGCCAGATCGCTGCGCGCGCGCAGCTCATCCGGACCATGGATAGTGAGGTGCGCGCCGCCGATGACCGGATCCGCCAGGATGAGGAAACGATCGCAGCCCTCGAGGCGGACCTGTCCACGCTGAAGGAAGGCTACTCGCGCATGATCGCCGCCGCCTATCGCAACAGGAGCGCCCACGACCGACTCAGCTACCTCTTCGCCAGCAGCAGCTTCCAACAGGCCTTCCGCCGCAGCCGCTACATCAACCAGCTCGCAGCACAGCGCCGGCGCCAAGCCGCACTCATCGAAGAGACGCAGGCTTCGATGAATGCGCGCGTCGAAGCCCTTAAGCAGCAGCGGCAGGAGAAAGCCGTGATCCTGGGCGAACAGGTGCAGGAGAAGCGCAAGCTCGATACCGACCGCGCCGGCCAGCAGAGCGCGTTGGCCAGCCTGAGGAAGGAGGAAGGCCGTTTGCGCGAGACGCAGAAGAAGCAGGAGGGCCAGAGGCGCAATCTCGAAGCCGCCATCCGCAAAGCCATCGAGGATGCCGTGAAGCCCAAGGCTGTGCCCAAGGGCAGCACGGGCAAGCCCGCGAAGCTCGACATCACGCTGACCCCAGAGGCGCGCGAATTGAACAATGACTTCGAGAAGAACCGGGGCAAATTGCCATGGCCCGTGGAGAAAGGCGTGATCACCGGCCGCTATGGCAAGCAGCCGCATCCGGTGCTCAAGGGCATCGTGATCGACAACAACGGCATCGACATCACCACCGAGAAAGGAGCGGGTGTGCGGGCGGTGTTCCGGGGCGAGGTCACCAGCGTCATCGTGCTTCCCGGCGCGGGCAAGGCCGTGATCGTGAGCCATGGCGCCTACCGCACGGTGTACAGCAACCTGGCCAGCGTGAGCGTGGCCAAGGGCCAGAAGGTGGACACCAAGCAGGCCCTCGGCGCGGTGCTCACCGGCGACGATGGCGCCGTGGCGCACATCGAGGTCTGGAAGATCACGGCCGACGGGCTGGTGAATGTGGACCCTGCACTGTGGCTATACCGGGAGTAG
- a CDS encoding peptidylprolyl isomerase yields the protein MRHLMPAILLLNACQSAAPPPNRWADERLWPVLEAQEHRDADALCALLEHEAPEVREAAALGLASVQDNLATPCLLEALSDEIATVRATAAYALGFVGDSLALQRMAELTADLKDSAMLASFEASAFTATQRAGRLMDANAILHYFERSTGHERVRAADALRRLPDSLLIHSPEEISRLMADSDAEVRARAALAMRKLGPMADTASLHALARNELDRGTRVNAIRTCTALNCITDEELFDAARTLELRIAGLEALNSRVYLNPLQCHFHQKDAADQALGIALLGLAAKHSTLESKGGLCEQLEGFHRLTTSPYDKARAISALLSAGCWLDLGLVLSMIRSTEHAVIRQAALQGAIAIARDHMSRARFTNVEAQYAELASVISEAVHTGDAGLISAAAESIEQEKAEVIRILLPPEVEQQAFAPLGPIRDLEARLLLQKAIAKRDGLLPPAHERPAFNHPIDKEKLLALKQGQQYRIITNKGQIIIATDVNECPGSSLAFDSLVTAGYYNGKAFHRMVPNFVVQGGCPRGDGYGGMPWTLRTEIGRSPFTAGSVGLASAGPDTESCQFFITHSAAPHLDGRYTRFGEVVSGMDVVWMLQVGDVMERVERFP from the coding sequence ATGCGCCACCTGATGCCTGCTATTCTCCTGCTCAATGCTTGCCAATCGGCGGCACCACCACCGAATCGCTGGGCCGATGAGCGCCTCTGGCCGGTGCTCGAAGCGCAGGAGCACCGCGATGCTGATGCGCTCTGCGCGCTGTTGGAGCACGAAGCCCCCGAAGTGCGAGAAGCCGCAGCGCTGGGTCTCGCGAGCGTGCAGGACAACTTGGCGACACCTTGCCTATTGGAGGCCCTCTCGGACGAGATCGCCACTGTTCGTGCGACGGCCGCATACGCGCTCGGCTTCGTGGGGGACAGCCTCGCGCTTCAACGCATGGCTGAGCTGACCGCGGATTTGAAGGACTCGGCGATGCTCGCCTCGTTCGAGGCCTCGGCCTTCACGGCGACGCAGCGGGCCGGGCGCCTGATGGATGCCAATGCAATCCTGCACTACTTCGAAAGGAGCACCGGACATGAACGCGTGCGGGCGGCCGATGCGTTAAGGCGATTGCCGGACAGTCTCCTGATCCATTCACCAGAGGAGATCAGCAGGCTCATGGCCGATTCTGATGCGGAGGTGCGCGCGCGAGCCGCGCTGGCCATGCGAAAGCTGGGACCCATGGCCGACACTGCTTCCTTGCATGCGCTTGCTCGGAACGAACTGGACCGCGGGACTCGCGTGAATGCGATTCGTACCTGTACAGCGCTCAACTGCATCACGGACGAGGAGCTCTTCGACGCGGCCCGAACCTTGGAGCTACGGATCGCCGGGCTGGAAGCACTCAACTCACGTGTTTACCTCAACCCGCTTCAGTGCCACTTCCATCAGAAGGATGCAGCGGATCAGGCTCTGGGAATCGCGCTGCTCGGATTGGCCGCGAAGCATTCCACCCTTGAATCGAAGGGTGGGCTGTGCGAGCAACTCGAGGGATTCCATAGGCTCACGACCTCTCCGTATGATAAAGCGCGAGCTATTTCAGCGCTGCTTTCAGCGGGATGCTGGCTGGATCTTGGTCTTGTGCTCTCCATGATCAGGAGCACGGAGCATGCGGTGATACGGCAAGCGGCGCTACAAGGAGCCATTGCCATTGCCCGAGACCATATGTCGCGCGCCCGGTTCACGAACGTGGAGGCCCAGTACGCCGAACTGGCATCGGTGATCTCGGAAGCCGTCCACACTGGCGATGCGGGTCTGATCAGCGCTGCGGCCGAGTCGATAGAGCAGGAGAAAGCTGAGGTGATCCGCATCCTGCTGCCTCCCGAAGTAGAGCAGCAGGCATTCGCGCCCCTGGGGCCGATTCGAGACTTGGAGGCCAGACTGCTCTTGCAGAAGGCAATCGCCAAGCGCGATGGCCTGCTGCCGCCTGCACATGAGCGCCCGGCATTCAATCATCCAATCGACAAGGAAAAACTGCTCGCCCTGAAGCAGGGCCAGCAGTACCGAATCATCACGAACAAGGGCCAGATCATCATCGCTACCGATGTGAACGAATGCCCCGGCAGCAGCCTCGCCTTCGATTCTCTGGTGACCGCTGGGTACTACAACGGCAAGGCCTTCCACCGCATGGTGCCCAACTTCGTGGTGCAGGGCGGCTGTCCGCGCGGCGATGGTTACGGCGGCATGCCGTGGACGCTGCGCACGGAGATCGGCCGCTCGCCGTTCACCGCGGGCTCCGTAGGTCTTGCTTCAGCAGGCCCTGATACCGAGAGCTGCCAATTCTTCATCACGCACAGCGCCGCGCCGCACCTCGATGGCCGCTACACGCGCTTCGGTGAAGTGGTGAGCGGTATGGACGTGGTGTGGATGCTCCAAGTGGGTGATGTGATGGAGCGGGTGGAACGCTTCCCTTAG